One window of Methylococcus sp. EFPC2 genomic DNA carries:
- a CDS encoding type I restriction endonuclease subunit R, with translation MADIHTESVFEVEICAHLAGHGWLHRNEKPFDLGFDRRLALFPGDALAWVKDTQPDAWAKFEANHKSNPDAVFLKRLAEELDRVGALDVLRKGFKDINATFKMAQFAPANALNPKTTEDYRKNRLRVVRQLHYSEHNENCIDLVLFLNGIPVATLELKTDTTQPVWNAIRQYKYDRLPVDPKSREKEPLLQFGRRALVHFATSCDEVYMATKLEGKKTFFLPFNRGRDGGAGNPANTNGYATSYLWEEIFRKDVWMLILGRYLHLERKETVDSITGKKSTKETLIFPRFHQLDAVRALLAQTKFEGVGGTFLIQHSAGSGKSNTIAWSAHHLASLHDAENRKIFGSVIVITDRKVLDSQLQDTIYQFEHQHGVVQKIDDNSQQLADALNAGKPIIITTIQKFPYVLEKVAGLKDRKFALIIDEAHSSQSGKAAHKLREVLTSEAIETLKKEEGTEQEEDLSIEDILNQVVASRKRPANVTYYAFTATPKAKTIELFGRPEPDGKPAPFHVYSMRQAIEEGFILDVLKHYTTYDVFWKLSQVGDDKLVESGKARKQIARYVKLHPTNIAQKVSIIVEHFREKVMAKIGGRAKAMVVTDSRLAAVRYKRGLDDYLKKNGYADCKALIAYSGVITDKETGTDKASEGDLNDKGQKDDRIKEDFATDEYRILLVANKFQTGFDQPLLHTMYVDKKLSGVLAVQTLSRLNRTCLGKEDTFILDFVNKAEDILEAFRPYYRTAALSDVTDPNLVHRVKAKLDATGVYLQSEVDALAKAFFAKNGSQAALQAQLKPAADRYKCLTEEKQELFRKDLGTFVRAYEFLSQIAPYEDIELEKLYVYGRCLLPRLAHQDDGDDWQVDDSINLTHLRVQKRGEQAIKLETSEVKELKPLYEAGSGKAHPGEEEPLSAIVKKMNELFSGNLTDADKLGYVTHLVGKMLESETLQEQAQANDSMHQFANGDYKTVLKDSVIDAMTSHTAMADQALRDEKVLAGLAELLLPVVYKRLRLAGGQPTPPM, from the coding sequence GTGGCGGACATACACACCGAAAGCGTCTTCGAAGTCGAAATCTGCGCACATCTGGCCGGGCACGGCTGGCTCCACCGGAACGAAAAGCCCTTCGACCTGGGTTTTGACAGACGCCTGGCACTGTTTCCGGGAGACGCGCTCGCCTGGGTGAAAGATACCCAGCCTGACGCCTGGGCCAAGTTCGAGGCCAATCACAAGTCCAATCCGGATGCGGTATTCCTGAAGCGTCTGGCGGAGGAACTGGATCGCGTGGGCGCGCTGGATGTGTTGCGCAAGGGATTCAAGGACATCAACGCCACGTTCAAGATGGCCCAGTTCGCCCCGGCGAACGCCCTCAATCCAAAGACGACCGAGGACTACAGGAAGAACCGGTTGCGGGTGGTTCGCCAACTGCATTACTCGGAGCACAACGAGAACTGCATCGACCTGGTGCTGTTCCTCAACGGCATCCCCGTCGCCACCCTGGAACTCAAGACCGATACCACCCAGCCGGTCTGGAATGCCATCCGCCAGTACAAATACGACCGTCTGCCGGTCGATCCGAAGAGCCGGGAGAAGGAACCGCTACTCCAGTTCGGCCGCCGGGCCCTGGTACATTTCGCGACCTCGTGCGACGAGGTTTACATGGCCACCAAGCTGGAAGGGAAAAAGACCTTCTTCCTGCCGTTCAACCGCGGCCGCGACGGCGGTGCCGGAAACCCCGCCAATACCAACGGCTACGCCACCAGCTACCTTTGGGAGGAGATTTTCCGCAAGGATGTTTGGATGCTGATCCTGGGGCGCTATCTGCATCTGGAGCGCAAGGAGACGGTCGATTCCATAACCGGCAAGAAATCGACCAAGGAAACGCTGATCTTTCCGCGCTTCCATCAGCTCGACGCCGTTCGCGCCTTGCTGGCCCAGACCAAGTTCGAGGGTGTCGGCGGAACCTTTCTGATCCAGCACTCGGCCGGCTCGGGCAAGTCCAATACCATCGCCTGGTCGGCACACCATCTCGCCAGTCTGCACGATGCCGAGAACCGCAAGATTTTCGGATCGGTCATCGTCATCACCGATCGCAAGGTGCTGGACTCTCAGCTGCAGGACACCATTTACCAGTTCGAGCATCAGCATGGCGTCGTTCAAAAGATCGACGACAACTCCCAGCAACTCGCCGATGCCTTGAACGCCGGCAAGCCCATCATCATCACGACCATCCAGAAATTTCCCTACGTGCTGGAAAAGGTCGCCGGGCTCAAGGACCGCAAGTTCGCGCTGATCATCGACGAGGCGCACTCCAGCCAATCCGGCAAGGCCGCCCACAAACTGCGGGAAGTGCTGACTTCGGAAGCCATCGAGACGCTGAAGAAAGAGGAAGGCACCGAGCAGGAAGAGGATCTCAGCATCGAGGACATCCTCAATCAGGTGGTCGCCTCGCGCAAACGTCCGGCCAACGTCACCTACTACGCTTTCACCGCCACGCCTAAGGCCAAGACCATCGAGCTATTCGGGCGGCCGGAACCGGACGGCAAGCCGGCGCCGTTTCACGTCTATTCCATGCGCCAGGCCATCGAGGAGGGTTTCATTCTCGACGTGCTCAAGCACTACACCACCTATGACGTGTTCTGGAAACTCTCGCAGGTCGGTGACGACAAGCTTGTGGAATCCGGCAAGGCAAGGAAGCAGATTGCCCGCTACGTGAAGCTGCATCCAACCAATATCGCCCAGAAGGTCTCCATCATCGTCGAGCATTTCCGGGAAAAGGTCATGGCCAAGATCGGCGGTCGGGCCAAGGCCATGGTGGTGACGGATTCGCGCCTCGCGGCCGTGCGGTACAAGAGGGGGCTCGACGATTACCTCAAGAAAAACGGCTACGCCGACTGCAAGGCGCTGATCGCTTATTCCGGCGTGATTACGGACAAGGAAACCGGAACCGACAAAGCCAGTGAGGGTGACCTGAACGATAAGGGCCAGAAGGACGACCGCATCAAAGAGGATTTCGCTACCGACGAATACCGCATCTTGCTGGTGGCGAATAAATTCCAGACCGGATTCGATCAACCCTTGCTGCACACCATGTATGTCGACAAGAAGCTTTCAGGGGTGTTGGCGGTACAGACCCTGTCGCGATTGAACCGGACCTGCCTCGGCAAGGAGGACACGTTCATCCTGGACTTTGTGAACAAGGCGGAGGACATACTCGAGGCCTTTCGCCCGTATTACCGGACGGCGGCGCTGTCCGACGTGACTGATCCGAATCTCGTGCATCGCGTCAAGGCGAAGCTGGATGCCACCGGCGTCTATCTGCAATCCGAAGTGGATGCCTTGGCCAAGGCATTCTTTGCCAAGAACGGTAGCCAGGCAGCCCTTCAGGCGCAACTCAAGCCCGCAGCAGACCGCTACAAGTGCCTTACCGAAGAGAAGCAAGAGCTTTTCCGCAAAGACCTGGGCACCTTCGTGAGGGCCTACGAGTTCCTCTCGCAAATCGCGCCTTATGAGGACATCGAGTTGGAAAAGCTCTACGTCTACGGCCGCTGCCTGTTGCCGCGATTGGCCCACCAAGACGACGGCGACGATTGGCAGGTGGACGACAGTATCAACCTGACCCACCTGCGAGTCCAAAAGCGTGGGGAACAGGCCATCAAGCTTGAGACCAGTGAAGTCAAGGAGCTCAAGCCGCTTTACGAGGCCGGGAGCGGCAAGGCGCACCCCGGCGAAGAGGAACCGCTATCGGCCATCGTCAAGAAGATGAACGAGCTGTTTTCCGGCAACCTTACGGATGCCGACAAGCTCGGTTACGTCACTCATCTGGTCGGAAAGATGCTCGAAAGCGAAACCTTGCAGGAACAGGCCCAGGCGAACGACAGCATGCATCAGTTCGCCAACGGGGATTACAAAACTGTCCTCAAGGATTCCGTCATCGATGCCATGACCAGTCATACGGCGATGGCAGATCAAGCATTGCGGGATGAAAAGGTGCTGGCTGGCTTGGCAGAACTGCTTTTGCCGGTGGTGTATAAGCGATTGCGGCTCGCCGGTGGTCAACCAACGCCGCCGATGTAG
- a CDS encoding class I SAM-dependent DNA methyltransferase: MAKLADLIWKNAELLRGAYKENEYRKVILPFTVLRRLDCVLESTKDKVLEQWETVSDRGYSREMQDAFMTKASGYSFYNTSRFTLAKVLEDPTGDVVRDNLENYVNGFSKNVRDIFEKFGFIQVIDKLLEKRRLYLVLQRFVETDLHPDVVSNIDMGQAFEELLRRFNDVSPAGEQYTPRDAIKLMINILMDPDDEALSVPGVVRRFYDPTAGTGGILSVGEEHIKQLNPRAKVTLFGQELEDETYAICKADMLIRGQDPANIALGDTLASDHHAGQRFDYMGANPPYGVEWKAAEDVVKAEHKKRGYGGRFGPGLPAIRDGQMLFTLHLLSKMQPVVDGKGGSRISVVHNGSPLFTGDAGGGESEIRRWILENDYLECIVALPTDMFYNTNIATYLWFLTNRKEAHRKGKVQLIDATDLFQRLPKTLGKKRNELSEDHIAEVTRIYHDFKPGPRSKIFENRDFFYRKVTIERPLRLRFEVTPERIELLQSDNAFRKLKPDVAQALVDTLHVLVDRGAWFSAEEFRASLQTAAKSRGNKPLSNPLLAMARKYMGEKDENAEPATDEKGERLPDVALRDAEYVPFGRDIYRHFEREVLPHWPDAWIDETTRDEKDGQIGIVGTEINFNRYFYKYQPPRKLKDIHADIVKMEEKFTELLRRVAQ, translated from the coding sequence ATGGCCAAACTCGCCGACCTGATCTGGAAAAATGCCGAACTGCTGCGCGGCGCCTACAAAGAGAACGAATACCGCAAGGTCATCCTCCCGTTTACCGTGCTGCGCCGGCTGGATTGCGTTCTTGAATCGACCAAGGACAAGGTGCTTGAGCAGTGGGAGACAGTTTCCGACCGAGGCTACAGCCGAGAGATGCAGGATGCTTTTATGACGAAGGCTTCGGGGTACAGTTTTTACAACACTTCTCGCTTCACCCTGGCTAAGGTACTGGAGGATCCGACGGGCGACGTGGTCCGCGACAACCTGGAGAACTACGTCAACGGCTTTTCGAAGAACGTCCGGGACATTTTCGAGAAATTCGGTTTCATCCAGGTCATCGACAAGCTTTTGGAAAAGCGGCGGCTTTATCTGGTGCTGCAGCGTTTCGTGGAAACCGACCTCCATCCGGATGTCGTCAGCAATATCGACATGGGGCAGGCTTTCGAGGAATTGTTGCGCCGTTTCAACGACGTGTCCCCGGCCGGTGAGCAATACACCCCGCGCGATGCCATCAAGCTCATGATCAACATCCTGATGGATCCGGACGACGAGGCTTTGTCGGTACCTGGAGTGGTTCGCAGGTTTTATGATCCGACCGCCGGCACCGGCGGCATCCTGTCGGTGGGCGAGGAACACATCAAGCAGCTCAATCCCCGCGCCAAGGTCACTTTGTTCGGGCAGGAACTGGAGGATGAGACCTACGCCATTTGCAAGGCGGACATGCTGATCCGCGGCCAGGACCCGGCCAACATCGCGCTGGGAGACACCCTGGCATCCGATCATCACGCCGGCCAGCGCTTCGACTACATGGGCGCCAATCCACCCTATGGCGTTGAGTGGAAGGCGGCCGAGGATGTCGTCAAAGCCGAGCACAAGAAGCGCGGCTACGGTGGTCGTTTTGGGCCCGGCCTTCCGGCGATTCGCGACGGGCAAATGCTATTCACCTTGCACCTGCTTTCCAAAATGCAGCCGGTCGTCGACGGCAAAGGCGGCAGCCGCATCAGCGTGGTCCACAACGGTTCGCCGCTGTTCACCGGCGATGCCGGCGGCGGAGAGTCGGAAATTCGCCGCTGGATCCTGGAAAACGACTATCTCGAATGCATCGTCGCCCTGCCGACGGACATGTTCTACAACACCAACATCGCGACCTATCTGTGGTTCCTGACCAACCGGAAGGAAGCGCACCGCAAGGGCAAGGTTCAGCTCATCGATGCCACCGATCTGTTTCAGCGCTTGCCCAAGACGCTCGGCAAGAAACGCAATGAACTTTCCGAAGATCACATCGCCGAGGTCACTCGCATCTATCACGATTTCAAGCCGGGACCGCGGTCGAAGATTTTTGAGAACCGCGATTTCTTCTACCGCAAGGTCACCATCGAAAGGCCGCTGCGTCTTCGCTTCGAAGTAACGCCGGAACGCATCGAATTGCTTCAGTCTGACAACGCTTTCAGGAAGCTCAAGCCGGATGTCGCCCAAGCTCTCGTCGATACCTTGCATGTCCTCGTCGATCGAGGGGCTTGGTTCAGCGCCGAGGAATTCCGCGCATCGCTTCAGACTGCTGCCAAGAGCCGGGGCAACAAGCCCCTGAGCAATCCCCTATTGGCAATGGCGCGGAAATACATGGGCGAGAAGGACGAGAACGCGGAACCGGCCACCGACGAAAAAGGTGAACGGTTGCCGGATGTAGCCTTGCGCGACGCCGAATACGTGCCGTTCGGCAGGGACATCTACCGCCACTTCGAGCGGGAAGTCTTGCCGCACTGGCCGGATGCCTGGATCGACGAGACCACCCGCGACGAGAAGGACGGTCAAATCGGTATCGTCGGCACGGAAATCAACTTCAACCGCTACTTCTACAAATATCAGCCGCCCCGCAAGCTGAAGGACATCCATGCGGACATCGTGAAGATGGAGGAGAAGTTCACGGAGCTACTCAGGCGGGTAGCGCAATGA
- a CDS encoding type II toxin-antitoxin system VapC family toxin, with product MLDTDIASYVIKGRSPVVEAKLMAIVPSMVCISAVTRAELMYGLKRLPAGHRLQLAVRQFLKIVRVLSWDAEAADYYADIRHQLVSSGQPIGEMDMMIAAHSLSAGSVLVTNNVRHYSRIEAPLTLVNWA from the coding sequence ATGCTGGATACGGATATCGCGAGCTATGTAATCAAAGGCCGCTCCCCCGTCGTCGAAGCGAAACTGATGGCGATCGTGCCGTCCATGGTTTGCATTTCGGCGGTGACCCGCGCCGAACTCATGTACGGTCTGAAACGCCTTCCTGCCGGCCACCGTCTCCAGCTGGCGGTGCGCCAATTTCTAAAGATCGTGCGCGTTCTGTCCTGGGATGCCGAAGCGGCGGACTACTACGCGGACATCCGGCATCAACTGGTTTCCAGCGGCCAGCCCATCGGTGAGATGGACATGATGATCGCAGCCCATTCACTGTCCGCCGGCTCCGTGCTGGTGACCAACAATGTCCGCCATTACAGCCGGATCGAGGCGCCGTTGACGCTGGTCAACTGGGCTTAA
- the traF gene encoding conjugal transfer protein TraF has translation MNRRSWLLCFSYLLLAPHLARGSDFGSAPEPPFFIDKERGWFWREIEPEPRKQANTKPTPEIKSPLPDSPPITSTKSTKPEPAALTAEWFRKNLERYRDKAIDDPSPENVAAYYYLQRVMMDKAQRFTDVARHVVMSDPLLDENQRRPIATFAANEANHQAGRASEQALGLIARQAGILFFFRSDCPYCHIQAPLLSLLEKRFGFKVYAVSLDGKPMPGGLYADFHIDRGQAHLLGVVSTPALFMMKPPAEIVQLSQGTLSLDDLSGRILLAAKDSGWIDEATFEATRGERTVPAIMPPSSIITAEAMKSPADLISTLQWQAGLPSSDWSQFPVFGSP, from the coding sequence ATGAATCGGCGATCCTGGCTCCTGTGTTTTTCCTACCTGCTGTTGGCACCCCACTTGGCCAGGGGATCGGACTTCGGTTCGGCTCCTGAGCCTCCTTTTTTCATCGACAAAGAGCGGGGATGGTTTTGGCGGGAAATCGAGCCTGAACCCAGGAAGCAAGCCAACACCAAACCGACACCCGAAATCAAGTCTCCCCTTCCAGATTCACCCCCAATCACTTCGACAAAATCCACCAAACCGGAACCAGCCGCGCTAACCGCCGAATGGTTCCGCAAAAACCTCGAACGTTATCGGGACAAGGCTATCGACGATCCGTCCCCGGAAAACGTCGCGGCTTACTACTACCTGCAGCGCGTCATGATGGACAAGGCCCAGCGGTTCACCGATGTGGCCCGGCACGTGGTTATGTCCGATCCGCTGTTGGACGAGAACCAGCGCCGGCCCATCGCCACCTTTGCCGCCAATGAGGCCAACCATCAGGCGGGGCGGGCCAGCGAACAGGCACTGGGCTTGATCGCTCGGCAGGCCGGCATCCTGTTTTTCTTCCGCTCCGACTGTCCCTATTGTCATATTCAGGCGCCGCTCCTTTCGCTGCTGGAGAAGCGCTTTGGTTTCAAGGTTTACGCGGTTTCCCTCGATGGAAAACCCATGCCGGGCGGACTCTATGCTGACTTCCACATTGACCGAGGCCAAGCCCATTTGCTGGGTGTGGTGTCCACACCGGCCCTGTTCATGATGAAGCCGCCGGCGGAGATCGTTCAGTTATCCCAAGGCACGCTTTCCCTGGATGATCTGTCCGGGCGCATTCTCCTGGCCGCCAAGGATTCCGGCTGGATCGACGAGGCGACGTTCGAGGCGACCCGCGGCGAGCGGACGGTTCCAGCCATCATGCCGCCGTCTTCCATCATCACGGCCGAGGCCATGAAAAGTCCTGCGGACCTCATCAGCACCTTGCAATGGCAAGCGGGGCTGCCGTCCAGTGACTGGTCGCAATTCCCCGTGTTCGGGAGTCCATGA
- a CDS encoding antitoxin, with translation MPETRIAKLFKNGASQAVRLPAEFRFEGDEVYATRDEATGDVVLSSRPGAKTWGDFFEMLHSIEVPEDFMEDRPMNAVPVERDVFGDEEP, from the coding sequence ATGCCCGAAACGCGCATTGCCAAGTTGTTCAAGAACGGCGCCAGCCAGGCGGTTCGACTGCCCGCCGAATTCCGCTTCGAGGGGGATGAGGTTTACGCTACCCGGGACGAAGCGACCGGAGACGTGGTCTTGTCTTCCCGTCCCGGCGCAAAGACTTGGGGCGATTTTTTCGAGATGTTGCATTCCATCGAAGTCCCCGAGGATTTCATGGAGGATCGGCCCATGAACGCCGTGCCCGTCGAGCGTGACGTATTCGGAGACGAAGAGCCGTGA
- a CDS encoding YkgJ family cysteine cluster protein: MRACTQCGKCCTKYGDAGLGSASDEEVRMWRRHRPDVLRYTDALGDLWLSPTTGEEMPRCPWLRKLPRQEKYICRIHEFRPDCCHGYPVNIDQMIRDGCEMLEPGDLNRPIEDLQRDLQALRGSSDPPSAQYGRRQIRGNGRR; this comes from the coding sequence ATGAGGGCCTGCACCCAATGTGGCAAATGCTGCACCAAGTATGGCGATGCGGGGCTCGGTTCTGCTTCAGACGAAGAGGTCAGAATGTGGCGCCGGCATCGACCGGACGTTTTGCGCTACACGGACGCCTTGGGCGACTTGTGGCTTAGCCCAACGACTGGGGAGGAAATGCCGCGTTGTCCCTGGTTGCGCAAACTGCCTCGGCAAGAGAAATACATCTGTAGGATTCATGAGTTTCGCCCGGATTGCTGCCATGGCTATCCCGTGAATATTGATCAGATGATCAGGGATGGCTGCGAAATGCTCGAGCCGGGTGATCTCAATCGTCCTATAGAAGATTTGCAACGAGACCTCCAGGCTTTACGCGGATCCAGTGATCCTCCGTCGGCACAATATGGAAGGCGGCAAATTCGAGGAAACGGCAGACGCTAG